From Streptomyces sp. Edi4, one genomic window encodes:
- a CDS encoding RNase A-like domain-containing protein, which translates to MSITSASDPEAGGAVPNRAATYPDRETAQWATQHVVTRNEQDIHRWLAQSTRARLTIEAAWPSREEAVGRVLLQAMSLAGRGAIEVRAARVVLRRSESSPHGFTVHATFPIYL; encoded by the coding sequence ATGAGCATCACCAGCGCGAGCGACCCGGAAGCCGGCGGGGCCGTTCCCAACCGCGCCGCCACCTATCCCGACCGCGAAACCGCTCAGTGGGCGACCCAGCACGTCGTCACACGCAACGAGCAGGACATTCACCGCTGGCTCGCGCAGTCGACACGTGCGCGGCTCACAATCGAGGCCGCGTGGCCGTCGCGGGAAGAAGCCGTGGGCCGGGTGCTGCTCCAGGCGATGTCGCTGGCCGGCCGGGGCGCGATCGAGGTGCGGGCGGCGCGGGTCGTGCTGCGGCGCAGTGAGTCCAGCCCACACGGGTTCACCGTACACGCCACCTTCCCGATCTACCTCTGA
- a CDS encoding contact-dependent growth inhibition system immunity protein, with protein sequence MSLRPLQHDTHYGELDQVMRAYLGQEAADTPERRSPALDAYVRYTWHSRPWALAVAEQQLREYAQHPPGRLRQRLGEFYPVPDVGRSDEEIQGWLALLADHLRRSIEQGEAPRPAPPATHWEWHARFPELGQLLGGWFSQDMPEEFDDHDAAIRDYRDSTDPSLLAGVIGELHELAALDLDESQYALAIAELGMEVDPPAPYSPGAWLILLADRLAGRHAV encoded by the coding sequence ATGTCCCTGAGGCCTCTGCAACACGACACGCACTACGGCGAGTTGGACCAAGTCATGCGCGCCTATCTCGGGCAGGAAGCCGCCGATACCCCCGAGCGGCGCAGCCCCGCGCTCGACGCATACGTCCGGTACACCTGGCACTCCCGGCCGTGGGCACTCGCCGTCGCCGAGCAGCAGCTGCGGGAGTACGCCCAGCACCCTCCAGGCCGACTGAGACAACGGCTCGGCGAGTTCTACCCGGTGCCGGATGTGGGACGGAGTGACGAAGAGATCCAGGGCTGGCTCGCCCTCCTCGCCGACCACCTCAGGCGCAGCATCGAGCAGGGTGAGGCGCCGCGTCCCGCCCCTCCCGCCACGCACTGGGAGTGGCACGCCCGCTTCCCCGAGCTCGGGCAGCTGCTCGGCGGCTGGTTCTCGCAGGACATGCCGGAGGAGTTCGACGATCACGATGCCGCGATCCGGGACTACCGGGACAGCACGGATCCCTCGCTCCTCGCCGGCGTCATCGGGGAGCTGCACGAGCTGGCCGCCCTGGACCTGGACGAATCCCAATACGCCCTGGCCATCGCGGAGTTGGGCATGGAGGTGGACCCGCCGGCGCCCTACTCCCCCGGCGCGTGGCTCATCCTCCTCGCCGACCGGCTGGCCGGGCGCCACGCCGTCTGA
- the gltX gene encoding glutamate--tRNA ligase: MANPLDADVRVRFCPSPTGNPHVGLVRTALFNWAFARHHGGTLVFRIEDTDAARDSEESYNQLLDSMRWLGFDWDEGPEIGGPHAPYRQSQRMDIYRDIAEKLLAGGYAYNCYCTTEELDARREAARAAGKPSGYDGHCRDVSAEQKQAYEAEGRSHVVRFRMPDEATTFTDLVRGEITVQAENVTDYGIVRANGAPLYTLVNPVDDALMEITHVLRGEDLLSSTPRQIALYKALIELGIAKEIPAFGHLPYVMGEGNKKLSKRDPQASLNVYRDRGFLPEGLLNYLSLLGWSFSADQDVFSIQDMVAKFDIADVNANPARFDLKKAESINADHIRMLDEKAFAAACEPWLRAPHANWAPESFDERAWQAIAPHAQTRVTVLSDITANVDFLFRDEPVEDEASWSKAMKEGSGALLRTAREKLESADWTSPESLKNAVLAAGEQHGLKLGKAQAPVRVAVTGRTVGLPLFESLEILGKEKTLARIDTALTKLTA, translated from the coding sequence GTGGCTAACCCCCTGGACGCGGACGTCCGCGTTCGTTTCTGTCCCTCCCCGACCGGCAACCCGCACGTGGGCCTGGTCCGCACCGCCCTGTTCAACTGGGCCTTCGCCCGGCACCACGGCGGCACGCTCGTCTTCCGCATCGAGGACACCGACGCGGCGCGCGACAGCGAGGAGTCGTACAACCAGCTCCTGGACTCCATGCGCTGGCTCGGCTTCGACTGGGACGAGGGCCCCGAGATCGGCGGCCCGCACGCGCCCTACCGCCAGTCGCAGCGCATGGACATCTACCGGGACATCGCCGAAAAGCTGCTCGCCGGGGGTTACGCGTACAACTGCTACTGCACCACCGAGGAGCTTGACGCCCGCCGCGAGGCCGCCCGCGCCGCCGGCAAGCCCTCCGGCTACGACGGCCACTGCCGCGATGTGAGCGCCGAGCAGAAGCAGGCGTACGAGGCCGAGGGCCGCAGCCACGTCGTGCGCTTCCGGATGCCCGACGAGGCCACCACCTTCACGGACCTGGTCCGCGGCGAGATCACCGTCCAGGCGGAGAACGTCACCGACTACGGCATCGTCCGTGCGAACGGCGCCCCGCTGTACACGCTGGTCAACCCGGTCGACGACGCCCTGATGGAGATCACCCACGTCCTGCGCGGCGAGGACCTGCTCTCCTCGACCCCGCGCCAGATCGCGCTCTACAAGGCGCTGATCGAGCTGGGCATCGCCAAGGAGATCCCCGCTTTCGGCCACCTGCCGTACGTGATGGGTGAGGGCAACAAGAAGCTCTCCAAGCGCGACCCGCAGGCGTCCCTGAACGTCTACCGCGACCGCGGCTTCCTCCCCGAGGGCCTGCTCAACTACCTCTCCCTCCTGGGCTGGTCGTTCTCCGCGGACCAGGACGTCTTCTCGATCCAGGACATGGTCGCGAAGTTCGACATCGCCGACGTGAACGCCAACCCGGCCCGCTTCGACCTGAAGAAGGCCGAGTCCATCAACGCGGACCACATCCGCATGCTGGACGAGAAGGCGTTCGCGGCGGCCTGCGAGCCGTGGCTGCGCGCCCCGCACGCCAACTGGGCCCCGGAGTCCTTCGACGAGCGGGCCTGGCAGGCGATCGCGCCGCACGCCCAGACCCGGGTGACGGTCCTCTCCGACATCACGGCCAATGTCGACTTCCTCTTCCGTGACGAGCCGGTCGAGGACGAGGCGTCCTGGTCCAAGGCGATGAAGGAGGGCTCGGGCGCGCTGCTGCGCACGGCCCGCGAGAAGCTGGAGTCGGCGGACTGGACGTCGCCGGAGTCCCTGAAGAACGCGGTCCTCGCGGCCGGCGAGCAGCACGGCCTGAAGCTCGGCAAGGCCCAGGCCCCGGTCCGCGTGGCGGTCACCGGCCGCACGGTCGGCCTCCCGCTCTTCGAGTCCCTGGAGATCCTGGGCAAGGAGAAGACGCTGGCGCGGATCGACACGGCCCTGACGAAGCTGACGGCCTAG